A portion of the Chondrinema litorale genome contains these proteins:
- a CDS encoding D-glycero-alpha-D-manno-heptose-1,7-bisphosphate 7-phosphatase, whose translation MNKCIFLDRDGVLNVERGEYSYKPENFIIEYNVPEALEILKKQGYCLVVITNQAGIAKGLYSAEDVLRCHETLQNSCKHIIDKLYFSPYHPHYTESLSRKPDSLMFEKAIAKFNIDPEKSFMIGDKERDLIPAKKLNINTVLVAKNQKETIADFTFENLYDFSQNIELIEK comes from the coding sequence TTGAATAAATGTATATTTCTCGATAGAGATGGAGTATTGAATGTAGAAAGAGGTGAATATTCATACAAGCCTGAAAATTTTATTATAGAATATAATGTACCTGAAGCTTTGGAAATCTTAAAAAAGCAAGGCTATTGTTTGGTGGTAATTACCAATCAGGCGGGTATTGCAAAAGGGCTTTATTCAGCAGAAGATGTTTTAAGATGCCACGAAACACTTCAAAACTCTTGCAAGCACATTATAGATAAATTATACTTCTCTCCTTATCATCCACACTATACAGAATCGCTTAGCAGAAAGCCAGATTCTTTGATGTTTGAGAAAGCAATTGCCAAATTTAATATCGATCCCGAAAAATCTTTTATGATTGGAGATAAGGAAAGGGACCTTATTCCAGCCAAAAAGCTCAACATTAATACAGTTTTAGTAGCTAAGAATCAAAAAGAAACAATTGCCGATTTTACTTTCGAAAATCTCTATGATTTTAGCCAGAATATTGAGCTAATTGAAAAATAA
- a CDS encoding tetratricopeptide repeat protein produces MKTFLSVFLTCLFLSITLLAQEKQEDQALEYIKTGNTLREAAQYQRSEEFLLKGLNAIKDKNKYWEASAYENLGLLYRDQSRSDDAIVNFRKALKIYQSLRSATSVKAVTALLEGVEEIEKLYAGIEIGAKGVKLSVVGIRLGIDGHYLFDIKEDTSINPNIISLSDKAIEEAVDAVNEFYSHIKKEYKIPEDKVFIVASSGVMTETKKKGKLEEVKKKINDGVKGYSKEIHFITPEEEAFYAIKGSTLPRYRAISTTIDIGSGNTKGGFLVGKKLDQLSPLTFEFGTGTFAQKIAENKIEMLQGYDSVARYLAKEYVYQDVKKELSENAGFRTRRIVHLAGGAPWAVVTLMYPEKVEEMFVQVSPADIRKFRINVMKEHELVTAPNLNYITDENIRAKAQSEIDRLNKSFTREEMIAGSIILDALVYQLNSDVPKKFYYARLGYIGWITGYIMEAVANEYALLDE; encoded by the coding sequence ATGAAAACTTTTTTATCTGTTTTTTTAACATGCTTGTTTTTAAGTATTACGCTTTTAGCTCAGGAAAAACAGGAAGATCAAGCCTTAGAATACATTAAGACAGGTAATACCTTAAGAGAAGCCGCACAATACCAAAGATCAGAAGAATTTTTACTGAAAGGCCTTAATGCCATTAAAGATAAAAATAAATATTGGGAAGCTTCTGCCTATGAAAATCTAGGACTTTTGTATCGTGATCAAAGCAGAAGTGACGATGCAATTGTCAATTTTAGAAAGGCACTAAAAATTTACCAATCTTTAAGAAGTGCAACTAGTGTAAAAGCTGTAACCGCTTTGTTAGAAGGTGTTGAAGAAATTGAAAAATTATATGCAGGCATCGAGATCGGCGCAAAAGGTGTTAAACTGAGTGTTGTAGGCATTAGACTTGGTATTGATGGTCATTATCTTTTTGATATTAAAGAAGATACATCAATAAACCCAAACATTATAAGTCTGTCTGACAAAGCAATAGAAGAAGCAGTAGATGCAGTAAACGAATTTTATTCTCACATAAAAAAAGAATACAAAATTCCAGAAGACAAAGTCTTTATTGTTGCCAGTAGTGGTGTAATGACAGAAACAAAAAAGAAAGGCAAGCTGGAAGAAGTGAAGAAAAAGATTAATGATGGTGTTAAAGGCTATAGTAAGGAAATCCATTTTATCACACCAGAAGAAGAAGCTTTTTACGCAATTAAAGGATCTACACTACCAAGATACAGAGCTATATCAACCACAATAGATATTGGCAGTGGAAACACGAAAGGAGGCTTTTTAGTAGGTAAAAAACTCGATCAATTATCTCCACTTACATTTGAGTTCGGCACAGGTACTTTTGCACAGAAAATTGCTGAAAACAAAATTGAGATGTTGCAGGGTTACGATAGCGTAGCCAGATACCTTGCTAAAGAATATGTTTATCAGGATGTGAAAAAAGAACTATCTGAAAACGCTGGATTTAGAACAAGAAGAATTGTACACTTGGCTGGTGGCGCACCTTGGGCTGTTGTTACTTTAATGTATCCAGAAAAAGTAGAAGAAATGTTTGTTCAGGTATCTCCTGCTGACATAAGAAAATTCAGAATAAATGTGATGAAAGAGCATGAACTTGTTACTGCTCCTAACCTCAATTACATTACTGATGAAAATATCAGGGCAAAGGCACAGTCCGAAATTGATAGGCTAAACAAGTCTTTTACCCGAGAAGAAATGATTGCCGGTTCTATTATTCTAGATGCTTTAGTTTACCAGTTAAATAGTGATGTACCTAAGAAATTCTATTATGCAAGACTTGGTTACATTGGCTGGATTACTGGCTATATAATGGAAGCAGTTGCAAATGAATACGCCCTCTTAGACGAATAG
- a CDS encoding sugar phosphate nucleotidyltransferase — MKPTLLILAAGLGSRYKGLKQMDTYGPSGEAIIDYSIYDAIQAGFGKIVFVINKAIEEDFKEMFIKKLEGKISVEYVLQELNALPEGFELPEERVKPWGTGHAILVAADAIDTPFAVINADDFYGYASFKALADYLSNMELSSTNYCMVGYRLHNTLSDHGSVSRGICQTDEEDFLLSIVERTKINKQEGQIAYVENEERIPLTGNEVASMNMMGFPPSVMDHYKSQFIDFLKEHLNTPKSEYFIPTVVNNLINSGTAKMKVLDTPEKWFGVTYREDKEIAVEKLKALVEQGVYPKDLWA; from the coding sequence ATGAAACCTACCTTATTGATTCTTGCGGCAGGATTGGGAAGTCGCTACAAAGGACTTAAACAAATGGATACTTACGGACCTTCTGGTGAAGCAATCATCGATTATTCTATTTATGATGCTATTCAGGCTGGTTTTGGAAAAATTGTTTTTGTTATTAACAAAGCAATTGAGGAAGATTTTAAGGAAATGTTTATCAAGAAATTAGAAGGTAAAATTTCTGTTGAATATGTATTGCAAGAGCTAAATGCTTTACCTGAAGGTTTTGAATTGCCAGAAGAAAGAGTAAAGCCTTGGGGAACAGGACATGCGATTCTTGTTGCTGCTGATGCTATTGATACACCTTTTGCAGTAATTAATGCTGATGATTTTTATGGCTATGCTTCATTTAAAGCATTAGCAGATTATCTATCTAATATGGAGCTTTCTTCAACCAATTATTGTATGGTTGGTTACAGATTGCATAACACCTTGTCTGATCATGGAAGTGTTTCTCGTGGTATTTGCCAAACAGACGAAGAAGATTTTCTTTTAAGTATTGTTGAGCGTACTAAGATTAACAAACAAGAAGGGCAAATCGCTTATGTAGAAAATGAAGAACGCATACCTCTAACTGGAAATGAAGTAGCATCTATGAACATGATGGGTTTTCCACCGTCTGTAATGGATCATTACAAAAGCCAGTTTATAGATTTTCTTAAAGAACATTTGAATACTCCAAAATCTGAATATTTTATTCCAACAGTAGTAAATAATCTTATTAACTCTGGTACCGCCAAAATGAAAGTACTTGATACGCCTGAAAAATGGTTTGGTGTAACTTACAGAGAAGACAAAGAAATTGCTGTTGAAAAATTAAAAGCACTTGTAGAACAAGGGGTTTACCCTAAAGATTTATGGGCCTGA
- a CDS encoding calcium/sodium antiporter: MGLIILDISFLIIGFILLIKGAQFLINGASALAQRYAIPDLLVGVTVLAFGTSMPELVVNAVSSYRGFHNMVFATIIGANIFNLYVILGLVGLIIPFNLPNRTIWQEIPLLIVISILVFVLCNDALFFDKDVNEISRLDGVLLLFLFVLYLLFIFAHLKGTGLNRVEKEVKIVPTWKILLLIGGGSLATSFGGDLIVDKATSISNFFEVTRRFFGLTIIATFTSLPELVTSTIAVYRKQPGLAFGNVIGSSMFNFLFVLGVSGIVHELPYNKGFNFDLNFFFFGTVLLFVGMFSGRLKRLDRWQSFFFLLFFIAYIYFVFVRV, encoded by the coding sequence ATGGGCCTGATAATACTGGATATTTCATTCCTGATAATCGGATTTATACTTCTTATAAAGGGAGCACAATTTCTTATAAATGGAGCCAGTGCCTTGGCACAAAGATATGCCATTCCAGATTTGCTAGTTGGAGTAACGGTACTGGCTTTTGGTACTTCAATGCCAGAATTAGTGGTAAATGCCGTATCCTCTTATAGAGGTTTTCATAATATGGTATTTGCCACAATTATTGGTGCAAATATCTTTAATTTATATGTAATTTTAGGGTTAGTTGGATTAATAATTCCTTTCAACTTACCCAATAGGACTATTTGGCAGGAGATTCCTCTATTAATAGTTATTTCTATTCTAGTGTTTGTACTTTGTAATGATGCTTTGTTCTTCGATAAAGATGTGAACGAAATATCAAGATTGGATGGAGTGCTACTACTGTTTTTATTTGTTCTTTATCTATTATTCATCTTTGCTCATTTAAAAGGTACCGGTTTAAACAGAGTAGAAAAGGAAGTTAAAATTGTACCCACTTGGAAAATATTGTTGTTGATAGGAGGGGGCTCATTGGCGACTTCTTTTGGTGGTGATTTAATTGTAGATAAAGCAACCAGTATATCTAACTTTTTTGAAGTTACCCGTAGGTTTTTTGGATTAACTATAATTGCCACTTTTACCTCTTTACCAGAGTTGGTTACATCGACCATAGCAGTTTACAGAAAACAACCGGGTTTAGCATTCGGTAATGTTATTGGTTCCAGTATGTTTAATTTCTTATTTGTATTGGGAGTTTCTGGTATTGTACACGAGTTGCCCTATAACAAAGGATTTAACTTTGATCTAAATTTCTTCTTTTTTGGTACTGTATTGTTATTTGTAGGCATGTTTTCTGGCAGGCTAAAGCGATTAGATAGGTGGCAATCTTTTTTCTTTTTACTGTTTTTTATCGCTTATATCTATTTTGTATTTGTAAGGGTGTAG
- a CDS encoding SIR2 family NAD-dependent protein deacylase, which yields MKKKKLIVLSGAGISAESGIATFRASNGLWEGHDVNKVATYDGWLKDKELVLNFYNERRKKALEAEPNEGHKILANFQKYFDTTIITQNVDNLHERAGSKNVIHLHGELFKSRSTVDENLVYNIDGWEIKLGDKCEKGSQLRPHIVWFGEMVPMMDLAVQKAIEADIFIVVGTSLLVYPAAGLIDYVHDEVPKYIVDPELPPISRRPNLHLFPDIGSVGLKKVSEEIIQHYA from the coding sequence ATGAAAAAGAAAAAGCTAATAGTTTTATCGGGTGCTGGTATTAGTGCTGAAAGTGGTATAGCAACATTTAGAGCGAGTAACGGATTATGGGAAGGACATGATGTTAACAAAGTAGCTACTTACGATGGTTGGTTAAAAGATAAAGAATTAGTGCTCAATTTCTACAACGAAAGAAGAAAAAAGGCTTTAGAAGCAGAACCAAATGAAGGCCATAAGATTCTGGCAAATTTCCAAAAATATTTTGATACTACTATTATTACCCAAAACGTAGACAACCTACACGAAAGAGCGGGCTCCAAAAATGTAATCCATTTACATGGAGAATTATTTAAGTCTCGAAGCACTGTAGACGAAAACTTAGTTTACAATATAGACGGATGGGAAATTAAACTAGGCGATAAATGTGAAAAAGGCTCTCAATTAAGACCTCATATTGTATGGTTTGGCGAGATGGTTCCAATGATGGACTTAGCTGTACAAAAAGCAATAGAAGCTGATATTTTTATAGTGGTAGGAACCTCTCTTTTAGTATATCCTGCAGCAGGTTTAATAGATTATGTACATGACGAAGTCCCCAAATACATAGTCGATCCTGAATTACCTCCAATATCTCGAAGACCAAACTTGCATCTATTTCCAGATATAGGAAGTGTAGGTCTAAAAAAGGTTTCAGAAGAAATTATACAGCATTATGCTTAA
- a CDS encoding AP2 domain-containing protein encodes MHLNLINSTKKVKVCRKGFAYLKKQGLDKGWRLHSAGYAVYQFTRFGRINTLYLHKLLAEQFLQTPSTEKKLFVRMINGNKLDCQLDNIEYTTMAELRREQSTTTGFRGVSKDGNKFRAVIYDKGERIYLGMYSTAEEAAKAYDEESFKRFGLTKSLNYRAKYESMDV; translated from the coding sequence ATGCATTTAAACCTGATTAACTCTACAAAAAAAGTTAAAGTTTGTAGAAAAGGTTTTGCTTATCTTAAGAAACAAGGACTTGATAAGGGATGGAGGTTACATTCTGCAGGGTATGCGGTGTATCAGTTTACCAGATTCGGTAGAATAAACACTTTGTATCTGCACAAGTTACTTGCTGAGCAATTTCTACAGACACCTAGTACTGAAAAGAAATTATTTGTAAGAATGATTAATGGAAACAAGCTCGATTGTCAATTAGATAACATTGAATATACAACAATGGCAGAGCTTAGAAGAGAGCAGTCAACGACAACTGGGTTTAGAGGTGTTTCTAAAGACGGAAATAAATTTAGAGCAGTAATCTACGATAAAGGAGAAAGAATATATTTAGGGATGTATTCTACTGCAGAAGAAGCAGCTAAGGCTTATGATGAAGAATCTTTTAAAAGATTCGGACTCACCAAAAGCCTTAACTACAGAGCAAAATATGAGTCTATGGATGTTTAA
- a CDS encoding sensor histidine kinase: MFLKSYRVNILFRILLLILSITLFLYCFFIIHKHLRAFYVFVLISLQFFEFFYFTDKVNRDLSNFMLAVTNNDFSSHFGGIRGNSFEKLYNSFNQISNRMQELNNEREMHFLQLQTLIDHIDIGILSFDKTGEILLLNPFMKEKILNSKLVRPRNINELKNNINNRASIFDMKPGERKLLKIEFQNQLMLVSFQASAFKLKDKYFTLISAHDIKSELVGQELDSWQKLIRILTHEIMNSVAPITSLSSTLLEIVKHQIHSDTVIPTFHHNNLINGLSAIEDRGNGLLNFTEAYKNLTRLPQPIFKNVDCYSLIKSVIALYQPVLYENGINLNLERVEKTLSLTADPNLLEQVFINLLNNAADALQGTENPEIKVSIFENENKRICFTVADNACGMDTETMEQIFIPFYTTKERGSGIGLSFCRQVMYLHRGEILVSSATGKGTKFTLIF, encoded by the coding sequence ATGTTTTTAAAAAGTTACAGGGTAAATATTTTATTCAGAATTCTTCTGCTTATTCTATCAATTACCCTGTTTCTTTATTGTTTCTTTATCATACATAAACACCTTAGAGCATTTTATGTATTTGTGCTCATTTCCCTTCAATTTTTTGAGTTTTTTTATTTTACTGACAAAGTAAACAGAGACCTCAGCAACTTTATGTTGGCGGTTACAAACAACGACTTCTCAAGTCATTTTGGAGGCATTAGAGGAAACTCATTTGAAAAACTTTATAATTCCTTCAACCAGATTAGTAATAGAATGCAAGAGCTTAACAATGAGCGTGAAATGCATTTTTTACAACTACAGACTCTTATAGATCATATTGATATTGGAATTTTAAGTTTTGATAAAACGGGTGAAATTCTGCTCCTCAACCCTTTTATGAAGGAGAAAATTCTAAATAGCAAATTAGTTAGACCACGAAATATTAATGAACTCAAGAATAATATAAATAATCGTGCATCTATTTTCGACATGAAACCTGGCGAGCGAAAGCTACTGAAAATTGAGTTTCAAAATCAGTTGATGTTAGTATCATTTCAGGCTAGTGCTTTTAAGCTGAAAGACAAGTACTTTACGCTTATTTCTGCTCATGATATAAAAAGCGAGCTAGTTGGTCAGGAATTGGACTCATGGCAAAAACTCATTAGAATCCTCACCCATGAAATTATGAATTCTGTCGCACCAATTACTTCATTGTCTTCCACACTTTTAGAGATTGTTAAGCATCAAATACATTCTGATACTGTTATCCCCACTTTTCATCATAATAATTTAATTAATGGTTTATCTGCCATTGAAGATCGTGGAAATGGATTGTTAAATTTTACCGAAGCTTACAAAAACCTAACTAGGCTACCTCAGCCAATTTTCAAAAATGTTGACTGCTATAGTTTAATAAAAAGTGTAATAGCGCTGTATCAACCAGTTTTATATGAAAATGGCATCAATTTAAATTTAGAGCGAGTAGAGAAAACATTAAGCTTAACAGCAGACCCAAACTTGTTGGAACAAGTCTTTATTAATCTTCTAAATAATGCGGCAGATGCTTTACAAGGTACTGAAAACCCTGAGATTAAAGTTTCAATTTTCGAAAATGAAAATAAAAGAATTTGTTTTACAGTAGCAGATAATGCTTGCGGAATGGATACTGAGACTATGGAACAAATTTTTATTCCCTTTTATACTACTAAAGAAAGAGGTTCTGGAATTGGCTTAAGCTTTTGCCGACAAGTTATGTATTTACACAGAGGAGAAATTTTAGTAAGCTCTGCAACAGGAAAAGGCACAAAATTCACCTTAATCTTTTAA
- a CDS encoding Lrp/AsnC family transcriptional regulator, which yields MSASIKLDQTDRKILTILQKHAKITNAQLSKDIDLSPAPTLERVKKLENTGIIESYHAKLNGQLLGFDVNSFVSVKVNRFDKKSVESFLGKINKVDEVMECHSVSGEYNFLLRIVAKDLASFEAVLSEKISTITEVAEYNSMIIMSTPKDTKVIPVEKM from the coding sequence ATGAGTGCATCTATTAAATTAGATCAAACTGACCGTAAAATCCTGACTATATTACAAAAGCATGCGAAAATTACGAATGCTCAACTTTCAAAAGATATAGATCTCTCTCCAGCTCCTACCTTAGAAAGAGTTAAGAAGTTAGAAAACACAGGAATTATAGAAAGTTATCACGCTAAGCTAAATGGTCAGTTACTAGGCTTCGATGTGAATTCTTTTGTAAGTGTTAAAGTCAACAGGTTTGATAAGAAAAGTGTGGAATCCTTTTTAGGAAAGATAAATAAAGTTGATGAAGTTATGGAATGCCACAGTGTAAGTGGTGAGTATAATTTTTTACTTAGAATAGTAGCTAAAGACTTAGCTTCGTTCGAAGCAGTTCTTAGTGAGAAGATAAGCACAATTACAGAGGTCGCAGAGTATAACTCAATGATCATTATGTCTACACCCAAAGACACTAAAGTGATACCTGTAGAGAAAATGTAA
- a CDS encoding alpha/beta hydrolase family protein yields MRKHLLVILTLLTLPLISIAQETVEELKKEIETLNNRVSDLRHSFNSLEKSIDDIYWYDRVGDAAYVDKVILTGPKPRVEKNPTAQGAGNPLKFYTYIFIPKGIDTKKKYPLLVFPHGGVHSNFNTYYTHIIKELVAQKYIVVAPDYRGSTGYGKGFYEQIDYGGLEIQDTKASRDYMIENYSFIDESRVGIMGWSHGGLITLMNIFEFPESYKVAYSGVPVSDLVARMGYKTQRYRELYSADYHIGKSAYADVDEYRKRSPAWNAHKLQTPLLIHTNTNDEDVNVLEVEHLIKSLKAENKKFEYEIYEDMPGGHAFDRLDTKKAKEIRLKVYKFLNGYLKPESGFKTLAELEQAAYTDF; encoded by the coding sequence ATGAGAAAACACCTATTAGTAATTTTAACATTACTGACTTTACCCCTAATTAGCATTGCACAGGAAACTGTCGAAGAACTCAAAAAAGAAATTGAAACGCTAAACAATCGAGTTAGTGATTTAAGACACAGTTTTAATTCACTAGAAAAATCAATCGATGACATTTACTGGTACGACCGAGTTGGTGATGCCGCTTATGTCGACAAAGTAATTCTAACAGGTCCCAAACCCAGAGTTGAAAAAAATCCAACAGCACAGGGAGCTGGAAATCCACTAAAATTTTACACTTATATTTTTATCCCAAAAGGGATTGATACTAAAAAAAAGTACCCCCTTTTAGTATTTCCACATGGTGGAGTGCATAGTAACTTTAATACCTATTACACCCATATTATTAAAGAGTTAGTTGCTCAGAAGTACATTGTTGTAGCACCAGATTACAGAGGTAGTACTGGTTATGGCAAAGGATTTTATGAGCAAATTGATTACGGAGGGTTAGAAATTCAAGACACCAAAGCTTCTAGAGATTACATGATAGAAAACTATAGCTTTATAGATGAATCTCGCGTAGGAATAATGGGTTGGAGTCATGGAGGTTTAATTACGCTAATGAATATTTTCGAATTCCCAGAAAGTTACAAAGTGGCTTATTCTGGTGTGCCTGTTAGCGATTTAGTTGCTCGTATGGGCTATAAAACACAGCGATACAGAGAGTTGTATTCTGCAGATTACCACATTGGCAAATCCGCTTATGCAGATGTTGATGAATACCGAAAAAGATCTCCAGCATGGAATGCACATAAACTGCAAACCCCGCTTTTAATTCATACAAACACCAATGATGAAGATGTAAACGTGCTTGAAGTAGAGCATCTCATAAAATCGCTAAAAGCGGAGAACAAAAAGTTTGAATATGAGATTTACGAAGACATGCCCGGTGGCCATGCTTTTGATAGATTAGATACTAAAAAAGCAAAAGAAATCAGATTAAAAGTATATAAGTTTTTAAATGGATATTTAAAGCCAGAAAGTGGTTTTAAAACATTAGCAGAATTAGAGCAAGCTGCTTATACAGACTTTTAA
- a CDS encoding 1-(5-phosphoribosyl)-5-[(5-phosphoribosylamino)methylideneamino] imidazole-4-carboxamide isomerase codes for MIQIIPSISIIGGKVVRLAQGNYKNRIEYKESPIDIAKKFEDHGIKNVHLIDLDGTKKGQVVNYDALGLICGHTDLNVNFGGGVNTDGDIIKVFEYGAKSVTVGSLAIKNPNLFSSWIISYGRSKITLSADALNGKISIRGWQTKTETDLMEHISNYYNKSILYVKCSDVAKDGLLEGPAFAIYEDILKKFSGIKLLASGGISSLDDVKKLEEMGVYAAIIGKAYYENKISLKEISQYLSN; via the coding sequence ATGATACAAATTATACCTTCAATATCTATTATCGGTGGTAAGGTAGTAAGACTTGCCCAAGGTAATTATAAAAATAGAATCGAGTATAAAGAAAGCCCGATTGATATTGCTAAAAAATTCGAAGATCATGGAATAAAAAATGTTCATTTAATTGATCTTGACGGCACAAAAAAAGGACAAGTCGTAAACTACGATGCATTGGGCTTAATTTGTGGACATACTGATCTAAATGTTAACTTCGGAGGTGGAGTAAATACAGATGGAGATATAATTAAAGTTTTTGAATACGGTGCTAAGTCTGTTACAGTAGGGAGTTTGGCTATTAAAAATCCTAATTTATTTTCTTCTTGGATTATTTCTTATGGAAGAAGTAAAATAACATTGAGTGCAGATGCGCTAAATGGAAAGATTAGTATAAGAGGTTGGCAAACAAAAACGGAAACTGATCTGATGGAGCATATCAGTAACTACTACAATAAAAGTATTTTGTATGTAAAATGTAGCGATGTGGCAAAGGATGGATTACTAGAAGGGCCAGCTTTTGCAATATATGAAGACATTTTAAAAAAATTCTCTGGAATAAAATTGCTTGCTAGTGGTGGTATAAGTAGTTTAGACGATGTAAAGAAGTTGGAAGAAATGGGCGTTTACGCAGCAATTATTGGTAAAGCGTATTACGAAAACAAGATCTCACTAAAAGAGATTTCACAATACCTGTCAAATTGA
- a CDS encoding DUF547 domain-containing protein has translation MSIKVLLLLIAFFTTVNLSAQKLEKFFIDADVFFKKWVVEGNINYSKLKSHYDEIENLHIQISNANLSDATDEEKKAFYINTYNILVIQQITKHYPIKSALDKSGFFDKFNHKIAGEMMSLDRLEKKNLILKYKDPRVHFALGCAAISCPKLANYAYTPQSIEHQLTNNTRTSLNDSNIIYTDKAQRKLTISKIFDWYHSDFGNTNKGVLNFINQYRDKKIPENYLLEFKEYNWKLNLTSN, from the coding sequence ATGTCAATCAAAGTTCTCTTATTATTAATCGCATTTTTCACAACAGTTAATTTATCAGCTCAAAAGTTGGAGAAGTTCTTTATTGATGCAGATGTATTCTTCAAAAAATGGGTTGTGGAAGGCAATATCAATTATTCAAAATTAAAATCACATTACGATGAAATTGAAAATCTTCACATTCAAATTTCAAATGCTAATTTATCTGATGCTACAGATGAAGAAAAGAAAGCATTTTACATTAATACCTACAACATTCTAGTAATTCAACAAATTACTAAACATTATCCGATTAAATCAGCGCTAGATAAAAGCGGTTTCTTCGACAAGTTTAATCATAAAATCGCCGGTGAAATGATGAGCCTAGATCGCTTAGAAAAGAAAAACCTAATTTTAAAATATAAGGATCCAAGAGTTCATTTTGCACTCGGTTGCGCAGCAATTAGTTGCCCCAAGTTGGCAAACTATGCTTATACTCCCCAAAGTATTGAACATCAGCTAACAAATAACACCCGTACTTCTTTAAATGACTCAAATATCATTTATACAGATAAAGCGCAACGGAAGTTAACCATATCTAAAATATTTGACTGGTACCATTCAGATTTTGGAAATACAAATAAAGGTGTATTGAATTTTATAAATCAATACAGAGATAAAAAAATACCCGAAAATTATTTATTGGAATTTAAGGAGTATAACTGGAAACTTAATTTAACTAGTAATTAA
- a CDS encoding DUF1611 domain-containing protein, translating to MEGTALIITNGYFMLNDAKTAHGLVRGTERYKIAGVIDHKCAGKDAGEVLDGKHRDIPVFESLDHALKTLNYKVDYGIIGVATHGGYLPDELLKVVKLFLENGISIVNGLHDLVSNRIEMRELAERNGCKIFDIRKPRTFNELHFWTGKIKEVVAPKIAVLGTECAIGKRTTARMLTQSTKKYGLKSEMIYTGQTGWLQGGKYGFIFDCTPNDFISGEIENAIYNCYKEAKPDVIFVEGQSALRNPSGPCGSEFLLSGKMDGVILQHQPTRLYFDDEEEYGKLPEIEEEIALIKMYGVKTLAITLNTYGLAPNEIKEVQKEYAERTGIPVILPLQEGVDEITELLKKVFML from the coding sequence ATGGAAGGAACTGCACTGATCATCACAAACGGATACTTTATGTTAAATGACGCTAAAACTGCTCATGGGCTGGTTAGAGGTACTGAAAGATATAAAATAGCAGGTGTTATTGATCATAAATGTGCAGGGAAAGATGCTGGTGAAGTATTAGACGGAAAACACAGAGATATCCCGGTTTTTGAATCATTAGATCACGCATTAAAAACCTTAAATTATAAGGTAGATTATGGAATTATTGGTGTGGCAACCCACGGAGGTTACTTACCAGATGAGCTACTAAAAGTAGTGAAGTTATTTCTAGAGAATGGAATTTCTATTGTAAATGGTTTACACGATTTGGTAAGCAACCGAATAGAAATGCGTGAATTGGCAGAGAGAAATGGCTGTAAAATATTTGATATAAGAAAACCTAGAACTTTTAACGAACTCCACTTCTGGACCGGAAAAATTAAAGAAGTTGTTGCACCAAAAATTGCAGTTTTAGGGACTGAATGTGCTATTGGCAAAAGAACAACTGCCAGAATGCTTACTCAGTCGACTAAAAAGTATGGTTTGAAATCAGAGATGATTTACACAGGCCAAACAGGTTGGTTACAAGGAGGAAAATATGGTTTTATATTCGATTGTACACCAAACGATTTTATCTCTGGTGAGATTGAGAATGCCATTTATAATTGCTACAAAGAAGCTAAACCAGATGTGATTTTTGTTGAGGGTCAATCTGCTTTAAGAAACCCATCTGGCCCTTGCGGTTCAGAATTCTTGCTTTCTGGTAAAATGGACGGTGTTATTTTACAGCACCAACCAACTAGGCTGTATTTCGACGATGAAGAAGAGTATGGTAAACTTCCAGAAATCGAAGAAGAAATTGCACTTATAAAAATGTATGGGGTAAAAACATTGGCAATTACGTTAAACACCTATGGCTTAGCTCCAAACGAAATAAAAGAAGTACAAAAAGAATATGCAGAAAGAACAGGTATACCTGTAATTCTACCACTTCAAGAAGGTGTAGATGAAATAACAGAATTATTGAAAAAAGTTTTTATGCTGTAA